TCTGCCGGAAAATTCTCAGTCTGATTGATGAGTTTGTATTTTACAGCACCTTCAAAGGTTTTCAAATTTGTTTCCCGGGAAAGGCTGACCGAAATTTTGTCTGTAATACCATAGATCACCCCTAATTTAGTGGATGCATCATCAAGACCGAAAAAATTTTTAAAGCCGGTGCTTACATCTCCGAAACGGTGTGCTACAACAATGTACCATTCGTTTTTAGCGGAAAGTTTAGTCGACTGACCCGTGACGATCTGCAGGGCTTTAAAGGCGGGTTGTGAAGTTTCTGTAGTTGTTTTGAGGGTGTCAATATCTTTCAGGAGGTCTTCCTGTGCCGAGGCAAGACCTGATGCAAATACCGACAAAAATAAGAGAGTTTTTGTCATATACAATTTGATTTAAATTATGATATGACAAAACTATTGCGTTATAAATTCAAAAGTACGTGATAAAAGTCACCGAACAAATTGTTTTTATCAATGATAAATATAAAACCATTAAAACATCATATATTAGATAGGGCTAACATTTTCATTTACAGGAATTTTGATCCCTTCTTTGGTTTGTAAAATCTCACCTTCATTTTCAATCTTTTTTAAAACTCTGCTTACAACTTCTCTGGATGTACCCAAATTACTGGCTATTTCGCGGTGTGTAATCTTTAGAGGATTGTTTCCTGTAATGGAAATCTGCTGCCGGATATAGTTCAGCACTCTCTTATCCAACCTGTGGAATACGGCATCATTGACCATATTCATCACATCTATAAATCGCTTATCATATTCATGATAAAATATTTTGTTGATCTCAGGAAAACGAATGAGCCACTCATGTATCACAGAAACGGGGATCAGGATAACTTCTGATTCTTCTTCTGCAACAGCATATATTCTGCTTGTATAATCTGTAAAAATTGAGGAAAAGGTCATCAGGCAGCTGTCATTCGGCTTTATATAATAATAGATGAGCTCTCTTCCGTCATTAAGGGTAAAAACTTTGATGGAACCTTTGATCAGAAAAGGTACATATTTATTTTTTTGTCCCTCCCTGATAATTTCAGTTTTTGCCTTTATATCAGTGATCACTGCATTAGCATGCAGCTCTTTTAGGAAATCCTGACCCAAGAATCCAAATTTCCCAATAATGAATTGATTATTTACCATACTTTCTATATCATTTTCTAAAGCAAATATATAAAATAGGCACCTGATGTGGTAAAAAATTAAAATTCTTTTATTATCAACAAAAGAATCTGATTAATTTCTCCATTACGGTATATATTCCTGAAAAACAATAAAAAACTGCTTCATAAGAATGAAACAGTTTTTTTTATTTTTAAAATCTATATTTTAGATTTACACCATAAAAGAAGTAAGCTTTATCAGGTCCGGGATTAAGGTCTGTTGCCGTTCCTTTAGGGTAGCCACTGCCAGCATCCGAGTCATTAATGCTATTTCCCAGAAATAAAAAGGTGTAGTTGATTTCATTGGTCAGGTTATTTCCCATTACATAGACATCAACATCTAGTTTGTTAAAGGTTTTTTTAAAGCCAAGTTTTGAATTAAGCAGTCCAAAACCTTTTACACGGTTAGTATTGTCGAAGTCGGAATATACATTTCCAAGATAATTATAAGTATTGACAAGATAAAAACCTGGCTTTGTATAAATATCCAAACCTACAGCATATTTATTTCTTGGAACTCCTACTACTGTTTTATGATCATATACTTTATCACCACCCAATAATCTTGTTTTAAAATCTTTGTATTTCGCATCATAGTAAGAAAGATTTACAAACGGAACAACTCTCTCAATAAACGAATTATCTGTTCTATACTGATATCCTACACTGAATTCCAATCCTGTGTTTTTCTGACTTCCTGTATTTGCCCAATAGGTTTGTCCATTAGTATTGCCCGGAATAAGCAACTGCGAAAGTTTATTAGAATAATCTATTCTGAATGCAGAAATACGATAATCTAATTTCGTATTCAATAAAAGTCCGTGTACACTGAAATCTATCATTTTTGCACGTTCCGGTTTTAAATCATCATTAACTGTATTCGTAGCTGTAATAAATGACGAAGCGGCAGTAGGAGAATTATATCCTTCGCTGTAACTCAAATTAAAGATCTGATGTTTCCATTCTTTCTGTAAGGCAAAATGCGGAGTATAGGCTACGTCGAACTTTTTTTCAAATGACTGATCCTTACGTCCTGGAATTAAATCAGGTAGTGCATATAGATCTTTCCTGTCATAATTAGTTCTATTGGCACTTATACCGGCAAGTAATGTAAGTCCCCAGGGTTTGTACGTAAGATAATCTATCACAAAATAAGTGGACTGGTTATTATTGTATTTAAAGTAGGAAGCTCCGCTCATCCCGGTTGTTTGTAAGGGCTGTGTTTCTGAGCCTGTAAAACGGTAGCTGGAGGTTGTAGAAACAGAGTTTTGTATTTCTGCACCAAAATCCAAACGGTTTTCGAAATCTTTAAATTCGTTCTTTAATGTAAAAGTGGAACGCAACCCTACATTCGGAGAACTTGTAATTCCATAGGCTCCGGCAGAAACGCTTTCTGTATTTCCGTTATAATAAAATAAGGTGGTATAGTTTCTTAAATTGGAGGTAAGACTCGCCATATTACTCAATCCTACTCTGGTTGATTTTATTTTTGTTCCGGAATTTTTACGGATATATGCAGGGTTTCCATTATCAATACCAGCATAATAATCATCATATGAAATCTGCCCTGATGTATGTTCATAGGAATAAGCCTGGCTTGCAAAGAAACTTAACTGGTCTTTCTTACTTAATTTAACAGTTCCGTTTACATTGAAAAAGTTTTTTAGCCCACTTCCATTCGGCCTGTAGCCATCTGTTTCAAGATGCCCATATGCAGCACTGACAGAGTAATTATCATCTGCAACATTCAATTGTGTTCTTGACTGAAAGGTCTTAAAAGCTCCAAACATTGCGTTTTCGGATACAGATATTCCTTTTGTAAAATCCGGACGGGTATAAAAGCGTACCGCTCCACCTACTCCACCTCCATACATGGTAGCTGCAGGTCCTT
The Chryseobacterium sp. W4I1 DNA segment above includes these coding regions:
- a CDS encoding Crp/Fnr family transcriptional regulator — encoded protein: MVNNQFIIGKFGFLGQDFLKELHANAVITDIKAKTEIIREGQKNKYVPFLIKGSIKVFTLNDGRELIYYYIKPNDSCLMTFSSIFTDYTSRIYAVAEEESEVILIPVSVIHEWLIRFPEINKIFYHEYDKRFIDVMNMVNDAVFHRLDKRVLNYIRQQISITGNNPLKITHREIASNLGTSREVVSRVLKKIENEGEILQTKEGIKIPVNENVSPI
- a CDS encoding TonB-dependent receptor, with the translated sequence MKKYICIAAMLGCSIVHAQQTQQGSIDEINILGRKKIKQERAEFKRHAQSVETLSEEDLNRNNPAAIDQTLSTMPGLQVDKRTNFGGQRLVLRGYGNDQKFNNWGVKAYWNNMPLTTAEGITVLDDVDFAYVTNVEVIKGPAATMYGGGVGGAVRFYTRPDFTKGISVSENAMFGAFKTFQSRTQLNVADDNYSVSAAYGHLETDGYRPNGSGLKNFFNVNGTVKLSKKDQLSFFASQAYSYEHTSGQISYDDYYAGIDNGNPAYIRKNSGTKIKSTRVGLSNMASLTSNLRNYTTLFYYNGNTESVSAGAYGITSSPNVGLRSTFTLKNEFKDFENRLDFGAEIQNSVSTTSSYRFTGSETQPLQTTGMSGASYFKYNNNQSTYFVIDYLTYKPWGLTLLAGISANRTNYDRKDLYALPDLIPGRKDQSFEKKFDVAYTPHFALQKEWKHQIFNLSYSEGYNSPTAASSFITATNTVNDDLKPERAKMIDFSVHGLLLNTKLDYRISAFRIDYSNKLSQLLIPGNTNGQTYWANTGSQKNTGLEFSVGYQYRTDNSFIERVVPFVNLSYYDAKYKDFKTRLLGGDKVYDHKTVVGVPRNKYAVGLDIYTKPGFYLVNTYNYLGNVYSDFDNTNRVKGFGLLNSKLGFKKTFNKLDVDVYVMGNNLTNEINYTFLFLGNSINDSDAGSGYPKGTATDLNPGPDKAYFFYGVNLKYRF